From the genome of Scytonema hofmannii PCC 7110, one region includes:
- a CDS encoding response regulator transcription factor, whose translation MRILLVGDDQPSMVMLKRKLLAANYIIDAATGEETALALVQASMYDLLLIDMQFSKVDCVSLCSRLRSQDCITPILLLLEEGSTTDKIAALDAGADDYVLKPLNLQELMAKIRVLLRRSQGNSSYTLVLTWGDLRLNLSSCEVFYQEERLSLTPTEYRLLELFLSNPQRVFSRSAILDRLWSFDSAPAETAVTMHIKDLRRKLKTAGIAEEVIETVYGLGYRLKSLINKKSVTKIPQNLNIKVSC comes from the coding sequence ATGAGAATATTGCTGGTGGGGGACGATCAACCTTCAATGGTCATGCTTAAAAGGAAACTGCTTGCAGCTAACTACATCATTGATGCAGCAACTGGTGAGGAAACAGCACTGGCTTTGGTACAAGCATCGATGTATGACCTTCTCTTGATAGATATGCAGTTTTCTAAAGTAGATTGTGTCAGTTTATGTAGTCGATTGCGATCGCAAGACTGCATAACACCAATTCTACTACTTCTGGAAGAAGGTTCTACCACAGATAAGATTGCGGCTTTAGATGCAGGAGCAGATGATTATGTTCTCAAACCCTTGAACCTGCAAGAGTTAATGGCAAAGATTCGTGTTTTACTGCGTCGGAGTCAGGGAAACTCTAGCTATACTCTCGTGCTAACTTGGGGAGATTTACGACTTAACCTTAGTTCGTGTGAAGTCTTTTATCAAGAGGAACGTTTGAGCCTGACTCCAACTGAATATCGATTATTAGAACTTTTCTTGAGCAATCCCCAAAGAGTTTTTAGCCGTAGTGCTATTTTAGACCGTCTTTGGTCATTTGATAGCGCTCCTGCCGAAACTGCTGTGACAATGCATATTAAAGATCTGCGACGAAAGCTTAAGACTGCCGGAATTGCAGAAGAGGTGATTGAAACAGTTTATGGTTTGGGATATCGACTCAAAAGCTTAATTAACAAAAAATCTGTAACAAAAATTCCACAGAACTTAAATATAAAGGTTAGTTGTTAG
- a CDS encoding SpoIIE family protein phosphatase, translating to MFEILVVDDDPAVQILLKRMLERQGYRVMVANDGEEGIAKAISCCPALIICDWIMPGLNGIEVCKQVKANPKLSTTFFILLTSLDSVADRVKGLDAGADDFITKPIEQNELQARVRAGLRLHQASRDLQIQKQILESELSEAAEYVKSLLPPPMMQPFKINFRFIPSRQLGGDCLDYYWLDPDYLAIYLLDTAGHGLRAALPSISVLNLLRSHALKGLNYYQPSDVLRALNDTFQMNYQNDKYFTIWYGVYNRNKRQLTYASAGHPPAILISKQSSKTNVVKRLRTPGMPVGMFPQVKYVDGICHIEESSCLYIFSDGAYEISLSDGTVWTLDAFIQVLINLEHRFDNNLDSILNYINTLNSKDAIDDDLSIIQIQFD from the coding sequence GTGTTTGAAATTTTAGTAGTTGATGATGACCCTGCCGTACAAATACTTCTGAAAAGAATGCTAGAAAGACAGGGTTACAGGGTGATGGTAGCCAATGATGGAGAGGAAGGAATTGCCAAGGCAATTTCTTGCTGTCCTGCACTTATTATTTGTGATTGGATAATGCCCGGTTTAAACGGAATCGAGGTTTGTAAACAAGTTAAAGCAAATCCCAAATTGTCCACCACCTTTTTTATCCTACTAACATCTTTAGATTCAGTGGCTGACCGTGTTAAGGGGTTAGATGCAGGCGCTGATGACTTTATTACAAAACCTATTGAACAAAATGAATTACAAGCTCGAGTTAGAGCAGGGTTGCGCTTGCATCAAGCTAGCCGAGATTTACAAATTCAAAAGCAAATTCTGGAGTCAGAATTGTCAGAAGCGGCAGAATATGTAAAGTCTCTTCTGCCACCTCCAATGATGCAACCCTTTAAAATTAATTTCCGATTCATTCCCTCACGACAGCTCGGAGGTGATTGCCTGGATTATTATTGGTTAGACCCTGATTATCTGGCGATTTATCTCTTAGATACTGCCGGACATGGATTGAGAGCGGCTCTTCCCTCAATTTCCGTACTCAATTTACTGCGATCGCATGCTCTTAAAGGACTAAATTATTACCAGCCTAGCGACGTATTGAGGGCATTGAATGACACCTTTCAAATGAATTATCAAAATGATAAGTACTTTACCATTTGGTATGGAGTTTACAACCGAAACAAGCGACAGTTAACCTATGCTAGCGCCGGTCATCCACCTGCTATTTTGATATCCAAGCAATCTTCAAAAACCAATGTGGTTAAAAGATTGAGGACACCCGGTATGCCAGTCGGCATGTTTCCTCAAGTAAAGTATGTTGATGGCATCTGTCATATAGAAGAATCCAGTTGCCTTTACATCTTTAGTGACGGGGCTTATGAGATCAGTCTATCAGATGGCACTGTTTGGACTTTAGATGCTTTTATTCAAGTTCTGATTAACTTAGAGCACCGCTTTGACAATAACCTTGATTCTATACTCAATTATATCAATACTTTAAACTCCAAAGATGCTATTGATGATGACTTATCTATAATCCAAATTCAGTTTGATTAA
- a CDS encoding iron uptake porin yields MRKIFKTFTGAIACSYLMLSHNAGLAETTQTQNIAESEPVRNTSESVTKPITQIEPVLTQSPQQGEPPTSGASNPGDRVTSVSQLRDVQPTDWAFQALQSLVERYGVIAGYPDGTFRGNRAMTRYEFAAGLNAALARIDELIAASTADLVSRDDLATLQRLQQEFSSELATLRGRVDALEAKTAEIEANQFSTTTKLTGQVVIGLNAGGFDGDRIIDPRDQVLATENPNPTISYRAGIDFNTSFFGNDLLLIRIDTGSGTTINTGSGPVRGIDDAAGFLEPTFGSVLDFSVEPPNDTDIALARVSYTFQPFKDFRVSIGPDIRTTDYIDRNSYAYLSFRDFSTQAFTNNYLLFPISGPSSGAAIDWKPSGGAFSVRALYAASGASQPGNLNLENAGDVLRGTASFIPLLYPISPNRNFGDAGIFGDTYQGTFELEYAPSRKFALRLQYSGGEVLDNRYDVFGANFELALSSKFAIFGRYGYGNYDNTFVGDIKPNYWMAGVAFPDLFTRGALAGIAAGQPFIANEIGDSTQTNFEAFYNFPISYNIQVTPLVQVITNPSNQESNGTIVTGTLRTVLSF; encoded by the coding sequence ATGAGAAAGATTTTCAAAACTTTTACTGGTGCGATCGCTTGCTCTTACCTAATGCTTTCGCACAATGCCGGACTAGCTGAGACAACTCAAACCCAAAACATTGCTGAATCTGAACCAGTTCGCAACACTTCTGAATCGGTAACCAAACCCATCACTCAGATAGAGCCAGTTCTCACTCAGTCACCTCAACAGGGAGAACCCCCAACTTCTGGAGCTTCTAATCCAGGCGATCGAGTGACCTCAGTTAGCCAACTGAGAGATGTGCAACCTACTGATTGGGCGTTTCAAGCACTCCAATCGTTAGTTGAGCGTTATGGAGTTATTGCAGGCTACCCCGATGGAACATTTCGGGGAAACCGTGCCATGACACGTTATGAATTTGCAGCAGGTTTAAATGCTGCCTTGGCAAGGATTGATGAACTGATTGCAGCAAGTACAGCAGATTTAGTTTCTCGTGATGACCTAGCAACTTTGCAAAGACTTCAACAAGAGTTTTCTTCAGAATTAGCCACATTGCGGGGACGAGTCGATGCTTTGGAAGCAAAAACGGCGGAAATAGAGGCAAATCAATTCTCCACAACCACAAAATTAACCGGTCAAGTGGTCATAGGATTGAATGCAGGTGGATTTGATGGCGATCGCATTATCGATCCCAGAGATCAAGTCCTTGCCACTGAAAACCCAAACCCTACGATATCATACCGAGCCGGTATAGATTTCAACACAAGTTTCTTTGGTAATGATTTGTTACTGATTCGTATTGACACGGGCAGTGGTACAACTATCAACACAGGTAGTGGTCCAGTTAGAGGTATTGACGATGCGGCGGGATTTTTAGAGCCAACCTTTGGTAGCGTCCTTGACTTTTCTGTTGAACCACCCAATGACACTGATATTGCGCTGGCAAGGGTATCTTACACTTTTCAACCGTTCAAAGACTTCAGAGTTTCTATTGGACCTGATATTCGCACAACTGACTATATTGATCGCAACAGCTATGCTTACCTTAGTTTCCGCGACTTTAGCACTCAAGCATTTACCAACAACTATCTTCTCTTCCCGATTAGCGGTCCATCATCAGGTGCAGCAATTGATTGGAAGCCTAGTGGAGGAGCATTCTCAGTCAGAGCTTTGTATGCAGCATCAGGAGCATCCCAACCAGGCAATTTGAATCTAGAAAATGCTGGTGATGTTCTCCGAGGGACAGCATCGTTTATTCCCCTACTGTATCCCATTAGTCCCAATCGAAACTTTGGCGACGCTGGCATATTTGGTGACACATATCAAGGTACATTTGAACTAGAATATGCTCCTTCTAGAAAATTTGCTTTACGCCTTCAGTACAGTGGTGGTGAAGTTCTAGATAACCGCTACGACGTGTTTGGGGCTAATTTCGAGCTAGCACTTTCATCAAAATTCGCCATATTTGGTCGTTATGGCTATGGGAACTACGACAACACCTTCGTTGGCGACATCAAACCTAACTACTGGATGGCAGGAGTCGCTTTTCCAGACTTGTTTACTAGGGGTGCTTTAGCTGGTATCGCCGCAGGGCAACCCTTCATTGCTAATGAAATTGGTGACTCGACTCAAACCAACTTTGAAGCGTTTTATAACTTTCCTATAAGTTACAACATCCAAGTGACGCCTTTGGTTCAAGTGATTACCAATCCCTCTAACCAAGAATCAAACGGTACGATTGTAACAGGCACATTGCGAACAGTTCTTTCTTTTTAG
- a CDS encoding helix-turn-helix domain-containing protein: protein MSNSEQLKQEKTLLVDFKQERATEQILSNPPLITSYYSGWDGIYFEHHHQPNNDTFEHSLTMHTISVALGNLSTERWFNGKRQSEHQTKGTIAIIPVDILHRCLWEEKIQFMFVSVDPLLLKRLGMEVSASEDIELIPHFATQQDPLILGILLSLKDELESKMSGDSLYVEQLRTTLVIHLIKKYCVKKNQVVKYTDGLPKYKLRQVLEHIHSHLNSEIKLAELAGVAGISQYYFCQLFKNSLGITPYQYVLQQRVEQAKRLLRSGKMAICDIALICGFANQSHLTKHFRKITGMTPKDYQKQ from the coding sequence ATGAGCAACAGCGAGCAATTAAAACAGGAAAAGACTTTACTCGTTGACTTTAAACAGGAAAGAGCAACCGAGCAAATCTTGTCTAACCCGCCTTTGATAACCAGTTATTATTCAGGATGGGATGGGATATATTTTGAGCATCATCATCAACCTAATAACGATACATTCGAGCATAGTCTGACAATGCACACCATCAGTGTTGCCTTGGGTAATCTATCAACAGAACGATGGTTTAATGGAAAAAGACAAAGTGAACATCAAACAAAAGGAACTATTGCCATTATTCCAGTTGATATACTCCACCGTTGTTTGTGGGAAGAAAAAATTCAATTTATGTTTGTGTCAGTTGACCCCTTACTTCTAAAAAGATTGGGGATGGAAGTTTCTGCATCAGAAGATATTGAATTAATTCCTCACTTTGCCACACAGCAAGATCCACTCATTCTCGGCATACTTTTATCTCTGAAAGACGAGCTAGAGTCAAAAATGAGTGGGGATAGTTTATACGTTGAGCAACTGAGAACAACGCTAGTTATTCATCTTATAAAGAAATATTGTGTCAAAAAAAATCAAGTAGTTAAATATACTGATGGATTGCCAAAATATAAGTTGCGTCAGGTTCTAGAGCACATTCACAGCCATCTGAATTCAGAGATCAAGTTAGCTGAGTTGGCAGGAGTAGCAGGTATCAGCCAGTACTACTTTTGTCAACTCTTCAAAAATTCTCTAGGTATAACTCCTTACCAATATGTACTTCAGCAGAGAGTGGAACAAGCAAAGCGGTTGTTAAGAAGTGGGAAAATGGCAATCTGTGATATTGCTCTGATATGCGGTTTTGCAAATCAAAGCCACCTGACCAAGCACTTTCGCAAAATAACAGGGATGACGCCTAAAGATTATCAGAAACAGTAG
- a CDS encoding MarR family winged helix-turn-helix transcriptional regulator: MTEKPMQETIGYLMVQVSKVHRNEACKVLGDMGLYVGQEILLMHLWENDGLIQSDLALKMQVEAPTLTKMLNRMEKVGLLQRRRDEEDARICRIYLTDAGRSLQKPVTQAWNLLEKRILANLTLEEQLLLRRLLLQVHNNLS; the protein is encoded by the coding sequence ATGACTGAAAAACCAATGCAGGAAACCATTGGCTACCTGATGGTACAAGTTTCTAAGGTTCACCGCAACGAAGCTTGTAAAGTTTTGGGTGACATGGGGCTGTATGTCGGACAAGAAATTTTATTGATGCATTTATGGGAAAATGATGGGTTAATCCAATCCGATCTGGCTTTGAAGATGCAAGTGGAAGCCCCAACACTCACGAAAATGCTGAATCGTATGGAAAAAGTTGGTTTATTGCAACGACGCAGGGATGAAGAAGATGCACGTATTTGCCGGATTTACTTAACTGATGCGGGGAGATCGCTCCAAAAACCAGTCACTCAAGCTTGGAATCTTCTAGAAAAACGCATCTTAGCTAATTTAACACTAGAGGAGCAACTGCTGTTGCGCCGGTTGCTTTTGCAGGTTCACAACAACCTCAGCTAG
- the pgeF gene encoding peptidoglycan editing factor PgeF, with protein MHAWHWRTWSGLPYLTCSLLEPWYHGFFTKQFSPSSPFEITKALHPEASVYRLKQVHGNTIFSPQEIEDWLTKSIINEGEVDSAFASGDGLISTAPLQAIWVATADCTPVLVADEKTGQVAAVHAGWRGTALKIVPQAISRLQAQGSKLENLRIAMGPAIAGEVYQVSEHVAAEVGASLIPHNDEKAILDALQDISLSPLLPDPEPGRVRLDVRRVNTLQMEMLGISVEQIAIAPYCTYQTPEYFFSYRREHQKKVQWSGIVSKRVTSDQ; from the coding sequence ATGCACGCTTGGCACTGGCGCACATGGTCTGGACTTCCATACCTGACCTGCAGTTTATTGGAACCTTGGTATCACGGCTTTTTTACCAAGCAGTTTTCACCTAGTTCCCCTTTTGAAATCACAAAGGCATTGCATCCCGAAGCATCGGTTTACCGCTTAAAACAGGTACACGGTAACACTATTTTCTCGCCACAAGAAATCGAAGATTGGTTGACAAAATCCATAATAAATGAAGGTGAAGTCGATTCTGCTTTTGCATCGGGAGACGGTTTAATCAGTACTGCGCCCTTACAAGCTATATGGGTAGCTACGGCAGATTGCACGCCTGTACTGGTTGCTGATGAGAAGACAGGACAGGTTGCTGCGGTTCATGCTGGTTGGCGCGGGACTGCGCTCAAGATAGTACCGCAAGCTATTAGTCGATTGCAAGCACAAGGGAGCAAATTAGAAAATTTACGAATTGCCATGGGACCTGCCATCGCTGGAGAAGTTTACCAAGTCTCCGAGCATGTGGCAGCAGAAGTAGGAGCCAGCCTCATACCACATAATGATGAAAAAGCAATTCTAGATGCACTGCAAGATATATCACTATCTCCCCTACTTCCAGATCCAGAACCAGGGCGAGTGCGATTGGATGTGCGGCGAGTCAATACTTTACAGATGGAAATGTTAGGCATTAGTGTGGAACAAATTGCGATCGCACCTTACTGTACTTACCAAACTCCAGAGTATTTCTTTTCTTACCGCCGAGAACACCAGAAAAAAGTCCAGTGGTCGGGAATTGTCAGTAAAAGAGTGACCAGTGACCAGTGA
- a CDS encoding biotin--[acetyl-CoA-carboxylase] ligase yields MTKIDKQQLETAIQAGRKHVHLPFSLHLFDTVSSTNQILWNLLSQGAEPGCTVIATQQTAGRGQWGRQWISDDGGLYLSLAIAPKLDVTNGYQLTLATAWGIAKQLQESGVPTQIKWPNDLVLKRRKLGGILTETKVQQGRIAQAIIGVGINWANPVPETGINLKTWQALNDSKSIPTLEILAATVLIGIESGIQCLLAEGANILISRYLELLSNMGDRVYHNDIAGTVVGVTQQGALRVCTEACEFVTVQSREIYFQPGTISLGYDG; encoded by the coding sequence ATGACAAAAATAGATAAACAACAGCTAGAAACTGCTATTCAAGCAGGGCGCAAACACGTACACCTACCGTTTTCGCTACACCTTTTTGATACAGTATCTTCAACCAATCAGATCTTGTGGAATTTGCTGAGTCAAGGGGCTGAACCGGGATGCACGGTCATTGCTACACAGCAGACAGCAGGTAGAGGTCAATGGGGTCGGCAATGGATTTCTGATGATGGAGGATTGTATCTTTCATTGGCGATCGCACCCAAGCTAGATGTAACAAATGGTTACCAACTCACTTTGGCAACGGCTTGGGGAATTGCTAAACAATTGCAAGAAAGTGGTGTTCCCACTCAAATCAAATGGCCCAACGATTTAGTTTTAAAGCGTCGCAAGCTAGGTGGTATTCTAACGGAAACGAAAGTACAGCAAGGACGAATCGCGCAAGCCATCATTGGAGTTGGCATAAATTGGGCAAACCCAGTTCCGGAAACTGGAATCAACTTAAAAACTTGGCAGGCGTTGAATGATTCCAAATCAATTCCAACTCTTGAAATTCTCGCTGCTACTGTTCTCATTGGAATAGAATCTGGGATACAGTGTTTGTTGGCAGAAGGAGCCAATATATTAATATCGCGCTATTTAGAGTTACTGAGCAATATGGGCGATCGCGTATACCATAATGATATTGCAGGCACTGTAGTAGGCGTAACACAGCAGGGTGCTCTTCGGGTATGCACGGAAGCATGTGAATTTGTAACAGTACAATCACGAGAAATTTACTTCCAACCCGGTACAATCAGTTTGGGTTATGACGGCTAA
- a CDS encoding rubrerythrin family protein gives MDLSNSNTAKNLADAFAGESMANRKYLFFAEVTRQLGMTELSKLFRETANQETEHAFAHFRLMHPELVVNDIASLTEEEKKAIAARCLELAIEGETYEYTIMYPDFTEAARADRDTKAAVEFEAQQVESREHAQIFRKAVHNFGLLTPIEHHHARQYTEALQSLDGVAPAQKATSSNPATQKWICRQCSMIYDPVAGDPDSGIAPGTPFEAIAEDWHCPICGATKKTFVPYEEAVAA, from the coding sequence ATGGACTTATCCAACTCTAACACCGCAAAGAATTTAGCTGACGCTTTTGCTGGAGAATCAATGGCGAACCGCAAGTATCTGTTCTTTGCAGAAGTTACCCGTCAGTTAGGAATGACGGAATTGTCAAAACTGTTTCGAGAAACAGCAAATCAAGAGACAGAACACGCTTTTGCTCACTTCAGGTTAATGCATCCAGAGTTGGTAGTGAATGATATCGCTTCCTTAACTGAAGAGGAGAAGAAAGCCATTGCTGCCCGTTGTTTGGAATTAGCGATCGAGGGTGAAACCTACGAATATACGATTATGTATCCTGACTTTACAGAAGCAGCACGTGCAGATCGGGATACCAAAGCAGCAGTAGAATTTGAAGCGCAGCAGGTAGAGTCTCGCGAACACGCTCAAATATTCCGTAAAGCAGTACACAACTTTGGATTGCTGACACCCATCGAACACCATCATGCCCGTCAGTATACAGAAGCATTACAATCTTTAGATGGAGTTGCACCCGCACAAAAAGCAACTAGTAGCAATCCAGCTACTCAGAAATGGATTTGCCGTCAGTGTTCCATGATTTACGATCCTGTCGCAGGCGATCCTGATTCAGGAATTGCACCTGGGACACCCTTTGAGGCAATTGCTGAAGATTGGCACTGTCCAATTTGTGGCGCTACGAAGAAAACCTTCGTTCCCTATGAAGAAGCTGTGGCGGCTTAA
- a CDS encoding DUF1350 family protein → MDWKEISGNWVLIPRNPIGIVHFLGGAFVATAPHITYRWLLEQLATKGYAVIATPFINTLDHYAIAKSVLLNFERALERLQDSSAIRKRYLPIYGVGHSMGCKLHLLIGSLFAVERAGNILISYNNYAARDAIPLVEQFNLAAAVEFTPSPLKMNQLVQEQYVVRRNLLVKFSNDTLDQSAALTELLKQRFSDMVTVQTLTGTHTTPLGQDIKWQTGESFSPFDALGQWFRQEVYRDLQELQRTVLLWLNPLSPP, encoded by the coding sequence ATGGACTGGAAAGAAATATCTGGTAACTGGGTTCTCATTCCGCGAAATCCCATTGGCATCGTTCACTTTCTCGGAGGTGCATTTGTCGCGACAGCACCTCACATTACCTATCGCTGGTTACTAGAACAACTGGCAACTAAAGGCTATGCTGTTATTGCTACGCCGTTCATCAATACTTTGGATCATTACGCGATCGCAAAGTCTGTACTGCTAAATTTTGAACGCGCCTTAGAACGCTTACAAGATTCGTCAGCGATTCGCAAGCGCTACCTTCCCATTTATGGGGTTGGACACAGCATGGGGTGTAAACTCCACTTGCTGATTGGCAGCCTCTTTGCTGTAGAACGTGCTGGTAATATCCTGATATCCTATAACAACTATGCCGCCAGAGATGCCATTCCCCTAGTCGAACAGTTCAACCTGGCTGCTGCTGTCGAGTTTACTCCTTCGCCGTTAAAAATGAACCAACTCGTACAAGAGCAATATGTAGTCCGTCGAAACCTGCTAGTAAAATTTAGCAACGACACCCTTGACCAATCAGCTGCTTTAACTGAACTATTAAAACAGCGCTTTTCAGACATGGTGACAGTACAAACACTTACAGGAACTCACACAACTCCTTTAGGGCAAGATATTAAATGGCAAACAGGTGAATCGTTTTCGCCTTTTGATGCCTTAGGACAGTGGTTCAGGCAAGAAGTATACCGTGACCTTCAGGAGTTGCAACGTACTGTCCTGTTGTGGCTAAATCCCCTATCACCTCCATAA
- a CDS encoding Crp/Fnr family transcriptional regulator has protein sequence MDLLTLNSLPEELRDAVVHHDLSTGETLFQQGDPASSFFIVETGRIKLMRYTSDDKVVTFQVAEQGNSLGEIALFFQTYPCTAVAEVASRAIAYPKEPLLSAIYANPELAEDFMAMLVQKIQDLKLRIELRDIRAAHERLLRYLRYLAQSDEQNIVNVDRPLKEIAADLGLTPETLSRALARLEREGKIARTRLQITLQQSSAA, from the coding sequence ATGGATCTGTTGACATTGAATAGTTTGCCAGAAGAATTACGCGATGCTGTAGTGCATCATGACTTATCAACAGGAGAAACTCTATTCCAACAAGGAGATCCAGCATCGTCTTTTTTTATTGTCGAAACGGGACGTATCAAACTTATGCGCTATACAAGCGATGATAAAGTCGTAACTTTCCAAGTTGCGGAACAAGGCAATAGCTTGGGTGAAATTGCTTTATTTTTTCAAACATACCCCTGCACTGCAGTCGCAGAAGTGGCTTCTCGAGCGATCGCGTATCCCAAAGAGCCTTTATTATCAGCAATATATGCAAATCCTGAGTTAGCAGAAGATTTCATGGCAATGCTAGTACAGAAAATCCAAGATTTGAAATTACGCATAGAATTGCGAGATATTCGAGCAGCCCACGAGAGATTGCTGCGTTACCTGCGTTATTTAGCACAGTCCGACGAACAAAACATTGTCAACGTCGATCGCCCCCTCAAAGAAATTGCAGCTGATTTAGGTTTGACACCAGAAACCCTATCACGAGCATTAGCTCGGTTGGAACGGGAAGGTAAAATCGCACGTACCCGCCTGCAAATTACACTTCAGCAATCGTCAGCAGCTTGA
- a CDS encoding M23 family metallopeptidase: MTQRNNSAFDRWNKPEERPLSKKRFASTLPAQSLSLLGSLGILSSGGLVFAQTESAVDNLVPTVETQQTAPNPVRRSTSGQNSSAPAPETYREQPEFSQRRARLKQRLSRSKSSNPTVVIRQSRPQEVSKPGISVRKLRPEVEISVPTATARKLRTRLRTPRIAPAITREEKLQVETSRSRVSVAGDEKPQQEGSQQSYSSAPGVQSTDKDYNNTYIDPTNYSADTTERYEAPNSVVITERSADRASVANASKERTSTPSWLRRSQRATLATVPPLQRSTTRANRSFVRNTPRVTSGIVSNNFLRNSSRIASASVPQSTIRRHRFIPNDFTPSTTVSSTPIAPHGGTLLPPVTAENIAPRESTVVYDIPLAITLPQIAYSGVYAGRVPYNGSGLMFPLSIPAPITSLFGWRTHPITGDRRFHAGTDLGAAMGTPVVAAQSGLVEIADYMGGYGLTVVLNHSNAQQTLYGHMSQLLVQPGQRVEQGTVIGRVGSTGNSTGPHLHFEVRQLTPQGWVATNPGAQLEYALGQLVQSLQTAQVTRQPGS; this comes from the coding sequence ATGACGCAGCGCAATAACTCTGCCTTTGATCGTTGGAATAAACCAGAAGAACGACCCTTGTCGAAAAAACGGTTTGCGTCCACGCTCCCCGCACAAAGCCTTAGTTTGCTGGGTAGTCTTGGTATATTAAGCAGTGGCGGTTTGGTTTTTGCCCAAACGGAATCCGCCGTGGATAATCTTGTTCCCACTGTTGAAACACAGCAAACAGCACCAAATCCAGTCCGAAGAAGTACATCCGGACAAAATTCAAGTGCGCCTGCACCAGAAACATATCGAGAGCAACCGGAATTTTCTCAACGTAGAGCGAGACTGAAACAAAGATTATCTCGGTCAAAGTCTTCTAACCCTACAGTTGTTATCAGACAATCCAGACCTCAAGAAGTTTCCAAACCTGGCATCTCTGTGAGAAAGTTAAGACCAGAAGTAGAGATTTCTGTACCTACAGCAACTGCTAGAAAACTTAGAACAAGGTTAAGAACTCCAAGGATTGCTCCTGCTATTACTAGAGAAGAAAAGCTTCAAGTAGAAACTTCGCGGTCAAGGGTATCTGTTGCTGGAGACGAAAAACCCCAACAAGAGGGTTCCCAGCAAAGTTATTCCTCTGCGCCCGGAGTTCAATCTACTGATAAGGACTACAACAACACTTATATTGACCCCACCAATTACAGCGCTGATACTACAGAAAGATACGAAGCACCAAATTCTGTGGTGATAACGGAACGTTCTGCTGATAGAGCGTCTGTTGCTAATGCTTCAAAAGAGCGGACTTCAACACCAAGTTGGCTTAGAAGAAGTCAACGGGCAACTCTAGCAACCGTGCCTCCCCTTCAGCGTAGTACAACTAGGGCAAACCGCTCTTTTGTACGCAACACTCCCAGAGTCACTTCTGGCATAGTGAGCAATAATTTTTTACGTAATTCTTCTAGAATAGCTTCTGCTAGTGTGCCGCAAAGCACTATTCGACGCCATCGTTTTATACCTAACGATTTTACTCCTAGCACAACAGTCAGTTCTACTCCTATTGCCCCACATGGTGGCACTTTGCTTCCGCCTGTGACCGCAGAAAATATCGCACCTCGCGAAAGCACGGTGGTTTATGACATTCCACTAGCAATAACATTGCCACAAATTGCTTACAGTGGAGTTTATGCTGGTCGGGTTCCCTATAACGGTTCGGGATTGATGTTCCCTCTTTCTATCCCCGCCCCAATTACTTCTCTGTTTGGTTGGCGAACTCACCCCATTACAGGGGATCGCCGTTTTCACGCAGGTACAGACCTAGGTGCAGCAATGGGAACACCTGTTGTGGCAGCACAATCTGGTTTGGTAGAGATTGCTGACTACATGGGTGGTTATGGTTTAACAGTTGTACTCAACCACAGCAACGCCCAACAAACTTTGTATGGTCATATGTCACAACTTCTTGTTCAACCCGGTCAACGTGTGGAACAGGGAACTGTGATTGGACGAGTTGGCAGTACTGGTAACTCTACAGGTCCTCACTTGCATTTTGAGGTGCGTCAACTGACACCTCAAGGATGGGTAGCAACCAACCCAGGTGCTCAATTAGAGTATGCCCTCGGTCAATTGGTTCAATCTTTACAGACAGCTCAAGTTACCAGGCAACCTGGTAGCTGA